GCAGCGTTTAGCGAATCGATATGCCCTCGCATGGGCAGCTTGACCAACACATCACAAGATTGACGCACCAGGCTGCGCAACCCGCTGCCCTCGTTGCCCACGACCAGGGCTGTTGCTCCACTGAGTTTAATGGTTTCAATGGATTGCGCTTCTTCGGACCCCTCCATGCCATACACCCAGACGTTTTCGACCTTCAGGGCAGCAATGGCCTGGGCAAGGTTGGTTTGTGCGACAAGCAAGTGCTCGCTGGCCCCCGAGGAGGTATTGACCACCGCCGGAGTAACTGTGGCAGTGCGGCGCAGGGGCAATAAAACGCCATGCACGCCCACCGCTTCGGCTGTGCGCAATAAAGCCCCCAAATTATGGGTATCTTGAACGGTATCCAATATTAATATAAAGGGAGCCTGATTCAATTGCTGGGCGTGTGCAAGGATATCTGGCAAAGATGCGTAGGGATAGGCGCTGGTCTCCAACGCCACGCTCTGATGATTTTCGCCCAGCGCGTCGAGGCGTTGGCGCGGCAAAAATTCGACAAGGATACCACGTTGGCGCGCCATATCGAGGGCATCTTTGAGGTGGCGTTTTTGATCCGCTTTTTCAGCCACCCAGAGACGAAAGAAGCGCCGGCGATCTGCGCGCAGCGCTTCATAAACAGGGTTACGGCCCAAAATCCATTCGGTCATATTTTCTCTACCGCGAAACCTCTGAGTTTTTTTTAGCAG
The Chloroflexota bacterium genome window above contains:
- the rlmB gene encoding 23S rRNA (guanosine(2251)-2'-O)-methyltransferase RlmB, with amino-acid sequence MTEWILGRNPVYEALRADRRRFFRLWVAEKADQKRHLKDALDMARQRGILVEFLPRQRLDALGENHQSVALETSAYPYASLPDILAHAQQLNQAPFILILDTVQDTHNLGALLRTAEAVGVHGVLLPLRRTATVTPAVVNTSSGASEHLLVAQTNLAQAIAALKVENVWVYGMEGSEEAQSIETIKLSGATALVVGNEGSGLRSLVRQSCDVLVKLPMRGHIDSLNAAVAGSVGLYFIWQARKFSRETIDDTFNS